The following are from one region of the Capsicum annuum cultivar UCD-10X-F1 chromosome 1, UCD10Xv1.1, whole genome shotgun sequence genome:
- the LOC107860175 gene encoding protein PELPK1: MATSSDHPILFLLMIALLSISSISTSHAARSLLQLPNLPTIPSLPQPTVPQLPAIPNFPTAATLPPLPTIASLPTLPTTNTPLPSLPTLPSITKMTLPPMPASIPLPNMPSLPNISAIPNIIPTNSPPPSN, translated from the coding sequence ATGGCCACTTCCAGTGACCACCCAATCCTCTTCTTGTTGATGATTGCATTATTGTCCATATCAAGCATCAGCACAAGTCATGCTGCTCGTAGCCTACTGCAACTTCCCAACTTGCCTACAATCCCCTCATTGCCTCAGCCAACAGTGCCACAATTGCCCGCTATTCCAAACTTTCCAACTGCAGCCACATTGCCACCACTGCCAACTATTGCATCATTGCCAACACTTCCAACAACTAATACACCTTTACCTTCTTTGCCTACATTGCCTTCTATTACAAAGATGACTCTGCCACCAATGCCTGCCAGCATTCCTCTGCCCAACATGCCATCACTTCCAAACATTTCCGCAATTCCAAATATTATTCCTACAAATTCACCTCCTCCTTCCAACTAA
- the LOC107860167 gene encoding protein PELPK1 yields MAAFNNCSVLLLFIALLSISSITTSHAARSLLQLPNMPTIPSLPQPTVPQLPTIPNLPTAATLPPLPSIASLPTLPTASPLPSLPALPSVPKVTLPPLPANIPLPNIPSFPNFPTIPTFSPPSN; encoded by the coding sequence ATGGCTGCTTTCAACAATTGCTCAGTCCTCTTATTGTTCATAGCATTATTGTCCATATCAAGCATTACCACAAGTCATGCTGCTCGTAGCCTACTTCAACTTCCCAACATGCCTACAATCCCCTCATTGCCTCAGCCGACAGTGCCACAATTGCCTACCATTCCAAACTTGCCAACAGCAGCCACATTGCCACCATTGCCAAGCATTGCATCTTTGCCAACGCTCCCAACAGCTTCTCCATTGCCTTCTTTGCCTGCATTGCCCTCTGTTCCAAAGGTGACTCTACCTCCATTGCCTGCCAATATTCCTCTACCCAATATCCCATCATTTCCAAACTTTCCCACTATTCCAACATTTTCTCCTCCATCCAACTGA
- the LOC107843516 gene encoding 40S ribosomal protein S16, whose amino-acid sequence MQKAEATPAAAESVQCFGRKKTAVAVTHCKRGRGLIKINGVPIELVQPEILRYKAFEPILLLGRHRFAGVDMRIRVKGGGHTSQIYAIRQSIAKALVAFYQKFVDEQQKKEIKDILIRYDRTLLVADPRRCEPKKFGGRGARSRFQKSYR is encoded by the coding sequence ATGCAGAAGGCAGAAGCAACACCAGCTGCGGCGGAATCCGTCCAATGCTTCGGTCGCAAGAAGACAGCAGTAGCTGTCACGCACTGCAAGCGCGGCCGCGGTTTGATCAAAATCAACGGTGTTCCAATCGAGCTTGTTCAACCTGAAATCCTCCGTTACAAAGCCTTTGAACCTATTCTCCTCTTAGGCCGTCACCGTTTCGCTGGAGTCGACATGCGTATCCGTGTTAAGGGAGGAGGACATACTTCTCAGATCTATGCTATTCGTCAGTCCATTGCGAAAGCCCTTGTTGCTTTTTACCAGAAGTTTGTTGATGAGCAGCAGAAGAAGGAGATTAAGGATATTTTGATTAGGTATGATAGGACTTTGCTTGTTGCTGATCCCAGAAGATGTGAGCCTAAGAAGTTTGGTGGTCGTGGTGCTCGTTCTAGGTTCCAGAAATCTTACCGTTGA